The nucleotide sequence AACGCCGGCCGCCAAAATCGGCCGAGCCACCGCTGCTGATTCTCATGCGCGATTATTTTTCGGCGATCGTCGTCTCGGTGCTGTTGATCTCCACGGTGATGTTCGGTTTTCTGGCGATTGTCGTGCCGGGAGCGATCCGTTCGCGAGGCAGGAGGGCCCCGGCATGAGCGTTCCTTCGTCGAGACGCACCGCGACGGCGGCGACTCCGACGCTCGAGATCCATAGCTGGCCCATTCGCGACGAAGGTCTGCGGGGCTGGTCTCCCTTGGCCGTGGGACTGCTGCTGTCGATCCTGCTGGCGACTTCGTCGGTCGGAATCGGCGCGGGCATTGTCGCCTTCATCCTGTTGGCGATCGCGTCGTGGCGCTCGTGGGTGCCGGTGCGATTCTTTCTCGACACGCGCGGACTCCGTTTCTGCCTGGGACGCCGCGAACGGCTGCTCCCCTGGCCCCTGGTGGCAGGCTACCGCGTCGAGCGGCACGGCGTGACGATCTTTCCTGCCACGAAGGGCAATACCGGGATCGACGCGCTGCGCGGCATCTACGTCCCGTTTGGCGATCAGCAAGATGCGCTGCTCGCCTTGCTCGACGATTTCAAAGGGCCGCCGGTCGTCGATTAGTCGCGTGGCGGCGCTTCGACTGGCTATTTGCTGGCGTTTGTTATTCGCGCGAACGTGCCCATGCCGTGGATGTTCAGGTTTTCGAGCAGCACCCGGTCGGCCTTGCCGCTGGGTCCGACGAGAAACGTCACTCCGCTCGTGCCGGCGGCCATTTCGCCTGTCGGTTCGTAGGTGAAGACGTCTCGGTTCCAGTGCTTGAGCGGAAAGGGCTGCTTTTTCGGCCCCAGCAGCAACTGCAGCACACCCTGACGTGCGGCGATTTCGATCTCGCCGAAGAAGTCGTTGCGGTACTTCGCCGTGTAAGTGGCGTTCTCCGCCGGGGCGACCGGATTGACCGGCGGCTGACTGTAGTCGAACCGCTCGCCGGCTTCCCGCTCGATTTGCAAGGCGAACATGCGGTTGGCGAACTCGACCCAGTCGCGCTGGACCTTGCCATCGAACAACAGGTCGAAAAAGCTCTCGACGATCGCCTCGGGAATGCCGGTGGGCCCGGCATTCGAGAAGACGGCGATGCCGATCTCGTCCGCCGGCAGCAGCGCCACTTCGGTCCGCATGCCTAGATCGAATCCCCCCGAGTGCTTCAACAGCACGCGGCCGCCCCGTTCCATTTCGACGATCCAGCCCAGTCCGTAGGTGACCATGCGTCCCCCCTGGGGATCGAAATTCGTGACGATCTGGGGCGAGTGGGTCTCGAAGAGCGCGGCGGGATCGACGATCTGCCGTCCCTCGAACTTGCCTTCGGCCAGCGATAGCCGCAGCCAACGCGTGATATCGTTCAGGGTCGAGCTGACGCCACCGGCCGGCGATTGCGCGTCGGGCTGGCGCGTGTTCTTGGCCACCCATTTGCCATCGACCAGCGAGTGCAACAGCGCCCGGTTCGGCGCTTGGGCATAGTCGACGAACCGCGAGCTGGTCGACTTCATGCCGAGCGGCGCATAGAGTTTTTCGCGAGCGAGGTCCTCCCAGGTAGTGCCCGCGGCAAGCGCGCCGCACAGGGCCCCTTCGGTATAGCCGAAGTTCGT is from Pirellulales bacterium and encodes:
- a CDS encoding serine hydrolase, whose amino-acid sequence is MKRQGCVTLMLLLIGAFAARVARADDPAAVTPERVKSAVAALDKLAADTLRRTGVPGIAVAVVAHDKVVFLKGYGVREAGKPAPIDADTVFQLASVSKPITSTVLAALVGEKKFGWDDRVIDRDPGFCLYDAASTRELRVRDLLCHRSSLPDHCGDLLEDLGYDRATILHRLRYQPPDSSFRAAYAYTNFGYTEGALCGALAAGTTWEDLAREKLYAPLGMKSTSSRFVDYAQAPNRALLHSLVDGKWVAKNTRQPDAQSPAGGVSSTLNDITRWLRLSLAEGKFEGRQIVDPAALFETHSPQIVTNFDPQGGRMVTYGLGWIVEMERGGRVLLKHSGGFDLGMRTEVALLPADEIGIAVFSNAGPTGIPEAIVESFFDLLFDGKVQRDWVEFANRMFALQIEREAGERFDYSQPPVNPVAPAENATYTAKYRNDFFGEIEIAARQGVLQLLLGPKKQPFPLKHWNRDVFTYEPTGEMAAGTSGVTFLVGPSGKADRVLLENLNIHGMGTFARITNASK